A genome region from Pirellulales bacterium includes the following:
- the flgB gene encoding flagellar basal body rod protein FlgB: protein MLNDLFNSTTIPVLEQVVNFAQMRHQILAGNIANLDTPGYRTRDLSADQFQANLRQAIETRDTQATSLTALDNGNPFSPVKSSLQGILRHDNDNVGLEQQLMEIAKNEMQHNIALTIMNNQLQLIGAAISEKA, encoded by the coding sequence ATGCTTAACGACCTGTTTAATTCGACGACGATCCCCGTGCTGGAGCAGGTCGTCAACTTCGCGCAGATGCGCCACCAGATTCTGGCGGGAAATATCGCCAACCTCGATACCCCGGGGTATCGCACGCGCGACCTGTCGGCTGACCAGTTTCAAGCGAATCTTCGCCAGGCGATCGAAACCCGCGACACGCAGGCGACCTCGCTCACGGCTTTAGACAACGGCAATCCCTTTTCGCCGGTCAAATCGAGCTTGCAGGGCATCTTGCGGCACGACAACGACAATGTGGGGCTGGAGCAACAACTGATGGAGATTGCCAAGAACGAGATGCAGCACAACATCGCGCTGACGATTATGAACAATCAGCTCCAGTTGATCGGGGCCGCCATTAGCGAGAAAGCGTAG
- the fliE gene encoding flagellar hook-basal body complex protein FliE gives MATINPVQVPSITQLPATAAVNGAEQSSGSSFKSILLDSIDQVNSMQQDANRAVEQLATGGDVSPAEVFTAVQKADLAFRMMMQVRNKLVQAYQDVQNIRV, from the coding sequence GTGGCGACGATCAATCCCGTACAAGTGCCCTCCATCACCCAGTTGCCCGCAACCGCCGCAGTCAACGGTGCGGAGCAATCGAGCGGCAGCTCGTTCAAGAGTATCCTGCTCGACTCGATCGACCAAGTGAACTCGATGCAGCAAGACGCGAACCGGGCCGTCGAGCAGCTTGCCACGGGCGGCGATGTCAGCCCCGCCGAAGTCTTTACTGCGGTGCAAAAGGCCGACCTGGCTTTCCGCATGATGATGCAGGTCCGCAACAAGCTCGTGCAGGCCTATCAAGACGTCCAGAACATTCGAGTATGA
- the flgC gene encoding flagellar basal body rod protein FlgC, with translation MISSLDVSTSALVAQRVRLTAIANNIANLSTTHNEAGELQPFQPRYPVFQSDDSVRGPYGVSGVKVGSVQIADVEPRWKYQPNHPDAVKDGPHTGYVAYPNVDLMSEFTDALESTRAYEANLGVIDVTKQMIQETLRILA, from the coding sequence ATGATTTCCTCCCTCGACGTAAGCACCAGTGCCCTTGTCGCCCAGCGAGTGCGGCTGACGGCCATCGCCAATAACATCGCCAATCTTTCCACCACGCACAACGAGGCGGGCGAATTACAGCCCTTCCAGCCGCGATACCCGGTGTTTCAGTCCGACGACAGCGTGCGCGGTCCTTATGGCGTGTCGGGCGTCAAGGTCGGCTCGGTGCAAATTGCCGATGTCGAGCCGCGCTGGAAGTACCAGCCGAATCACCCCGATGCCGTCAAAGACGGTCCGCACACGGGCTATGTCGCCTATCCCAATGTCGACCTGATGAGCGAGTTCACGGACGCATTGGAATCGACCCGCGCCTACGAGGCCAACCTCGGCGTGATCGATGTCACTAAACAAATGATTCAAGAAACCTTGCGCATTCTTGCCTGA